From Spartinivicinus ruber, the proteins below share one genomic window:
- a CDS encoding thymidine phosphorylase family protein, producing the protein MEAEKQPLRLRRIGIDTHQEPVAYLRQDSHVCKSEGFSVHSRIKVATENHSIIATIQFITSQLLTDQEIGLSEAAWTLLKADEGEQVHCSHAKPADSFTYIKSKLAGKSFDEASAFEVMHDICLGHYPDIQLATYLGACSGTHLSPPEVIAITKAMVDSGQRIDWDIPQVLDKHCVGGVPGNRTSPLVVAIVAAAGLTMPKTSSRAITSPAGTVDTMEVMTPVNLSLKQIQQVVEQESGCLVWGGSVSLCPADDILLRVQRALNLDSEGQMVASVLAKKIAAGSSHVLIDIPIGPTAKIKNQATAFRLQRLLVATGEALGIEVTAMTSDGNQPIGFGVGPALEARDVLAVLRCEPDAPVDLAQRALTIAGKLLEMGGKAEEGDGYRLAQKILNSGAAEKKFIAICEAQGGFTEPPVANNAYEVTASHNGIITYIDNRFIARLAHFVGAPAVKTAGLEMQVKLGDQVTQGQPLFTLHSEATGELSYALEFLQQHPNAIRIEETWL; encoded by the coding sequence ATGGAAGCTGAAAAACAGCCGTTACGATTACGTAGGATTGGTATTGATACCCATCAAGAGCCGGTTGCTTATTTAAGGCAAGATAGCCATGTGTGTAAATCGGAAGGGTTTTCTGTTCATTCACGAATTAAAGTGGCCACTGAAAATCATAGTATCATTGCCACAATTCAATTTATTACCAGTCAGTTGTTAACTGACCAGGAAATTGGTTTATCTGAGGCTGCTTGGACACTATTAAAAGCAGATGAAGGAGAACAAGTACATTGCAGTCATGCTAAACCGGCAGACTCCTTTACTTATATAAAAAGCAAACTGGCTGGAAAGTCATTTGATGAGGCATCGGCTTTTGAGGTGATGCATGATATTTGTTTAGGGCATTATCCTGATATTCAGTTAGCTACTTATTTGGGGGCTTGTTCTGGCACCCATTTATCGCCTCCAGAGGTAATTGCTATTACAAAGGCCATGGTTGATTCTGGCCAGCGCATTGACTGGGATATACCACAAGTTTTGGATAAGCACTGTGTAGGAGGCGTGCCTGGAAACCGTACTTCACCATTAGTGGTAGCTATAGTGGCCGCAGCAGGTTTAACTATGCCGAAAACATCCTCCCGCGCCATTACGTCACCTGCTGGTACTGTCGATACCATGGAGGTAATGACACCTGTTAATCTCAGTCTGAAACAAATTCAGCAAGTAGTTGAACAAGAAAGTGGCTGTTTGGTGTGGGGGGGCTCTGTGAGCTTATGTCCTGCTGATGATATTTTATTAAGAGTGCAAAGGGCATTGAACCTGGATAGTGAAGGGCAAATGGTGGCATCCGTGTTGGCGAAAAAAATAGCGGCTGGCTCCAGTCATGTGCTCATTGATATTCCTATAGGGCCAACGGCTAAAATTAAAAACCAGGCTACGGCGTTTCGTTTGCAACGGTTGTTAGTTGCTACAGGAGAGGCCTTGGGTATTGAGGTTACTGCGATGACATCTGATGGTAACCAACCTATTGGTTTTGGGGTTGGCCCTGCCTTGGAAGCAAGAGATGTATTAGCCGTGCTACGCTGTGAGCCGGATGCACCAGTAGATCTAGCCCAACGTGCGCTGACCATTGCAGGAAAACTATTGGAAATGGGAGGGAAGGCTGAAGAAGGAGATGGGTATCGGCTTGCCCAGAAAATTTTAAATTCCGGAGCAGCTGAGAAAAAATTTATTGCTATTTGTGAAGCTCAGGGGGGCTTTACAGAGCCACCAGTAGCGAACAATGCTTATGAAGTAACTGCATCTCATAATGGCATTATTACCTATATTGATAACCGCTTTATTGCGAGGTTGGCTCATTTTGTTGGAGCGCCAGCAGTAAAAACAGCGGGTTTGGAAATGCAAGTTAAATTAGGTGATCAAGTAACACAAGGGCAGCCTTTATTTACTTTACATTCCGAGGCAACAGGGGAGTTAAGTTATGCGTTGGAATTTCTACAGCAACACCCTAATGCCATTCGAATAGAAGAAACTTGGTTATAG